One window from the genome of Trabulsiella odontotermitis encodes:
- the yoaE gene encoding CNNM family cation transport protein YoaE, translating into MEFLMDPSIWVGLLTLVVLEIVLGIDNLVFIAILADKLPPKQRDKARLIGLSLALVMRLALLSVISWMVTLTRPLFSIWEYSFSGRDLIMLLGGIFLLFKATTELHERLENRQHDEGHGKGYASFWVVVLQIVVLDAVFSLDAVITAVGMVNHLPVMMAAVVIAMAVMLLASKPLTRFVNQHPTVVVLCLSFLLMIGLSLVAEGFGFHIPKGYLYAAIGFSIIIELFNQIARRNFIRHQSTLPLRARTADAILRLMGGRKQASAQHDADSPSSPVPVTEGAFAEEERYMINGVLTLASRSLRSIMTPRGEISWVDANLSTAEIREQLLSSPHSLFPVCRGELDEIIGIVRAKEMLVALEAGEDVAAIASASPAIVVPETLDPINLLGVLRRARGSFVIVTNEFGVVQGLVTPLDVLEAIAGEFPDADETPEIITDGDGWLVKGSTDLHALQQMLGMDTLVDDDQEVATVAGLVIAVNGQIPQVGDMIELPPLRITIVAANDYRVDLVRIVKEQAHHDDEEE; encoded by the coding sequence ATGGAATTCTTAATGGATCCCTCCATCTGGGTCGGCCTGTTGACGCTGGTGGTGCTGGAAATTGTCCTCGGCATCGATAACCTGGTGTTTATCGCGATTTTGGCTGACAAACTGCCGCCAAAACAGCGTGATAAAGCGCGCCTGATCGGCCTGTCACTGGCGCTGGTGATGCGTCTGGCGCTGCTCTCCGTGATTTCGTGGATGGTGACGCTCACCCGACCATTGTTCAGCATCTGGGAATACAGTTTTTCCGGCCGTGACCTGATCATGCTGCTCGGGGGGATATTCCTGTTGTTCAAAGCGACAACCGAACTCCATGAACGGCTGGAAAATCGCCAGCATGACGAAGGCCACGGCAAAGGCTATGCCAGTTTCTGGGTCGTCGTGCTGCAAATTGTGGTGCTGGATGCGGTGTTCTCACTGGATGCGGTCATCACGGCGGTCGGGATGGTCAACCATCTCCCGGTGATGATGGCGGCGGTGGTGATTGCGATGGCAGTGATGCTACTGGCCTCTAAACCGCTGACCCGCTTCGTTAACCAACATCCGACAGTGGTGGTGCTCTGTCTGAGTTTCCTGCTGATGATTGGTCTCAGCCTGGTGGCGGAAGGCTTTGGTTTCCATATTCCGAAAGGTTACCTGTATGCGGCGATTGGCTTCTCGATAATCATCGAGCTGTTTAACCAGATTGCCCGCCGTAACTTTATTCGTCACCAGTCGACGCTGCCGCTGCGCGCCAGAACGGCGGATGCGATCCTGCGCCTGATGGGCGGTCGCAAACAGGCCTCCGCTCAGCATGATGCCGACAGCCCGTCGTCGCCGGTGCCGGTCACGGAAGGGGCGTTCGCCGAAGAAGAGCGCTATATGATCAACGGCGTACTGACGCTGGCCTCGCGCTCGCTGCGCAGCATCATGACCCCGCGCGGGGAAATAAGCTGGGTTGATGCTAACCTGAGTACCGCTGAAATCCGCGAGCAACTGCTCTCGTCGCCGCACAGCCTGTTCCCGGTGTGCCGTGGCGAACTGGATGAAATCATCGGTATTGTGCGCGCCAAAGAGATGCTGGTGGCGCTGGAAGCCGGCGAAGACGTCGCCGCTATCGCCTCGGCTTCTCCGGCGATTGTGGTGCCGGAAACCCTCGACCCGATCAACCTGTTGGGGGTGTTGCGCCGGGCGCGTGGCAGCTTTGTGATTGTCACCAACGAATTCGGCGTGGTACAGGGGCTGGTTACGCCGCTGGACGTGCTGGAAGCGATTGCCGGGGAATTCCCGGATGCCGACGAAACGCCGGAAATTATCACCGATGGCGACGGCTGGCTGGTCAAAGGTTCCACCGATCTCCACGCTCTGCAGCAAATGCTGGGCATGGACACGCTGGTTGATGACGACCAGGAAGTGGCGACCGTCGCCGGGCTGGTGATCGCCGTCAACGGGCAGATCCCGCAGGTGGGCGACATGATTGAACTGCCGCCGCTGCGCATCACCATTGTGGCGGCAAACGACTACCGTGTTGATCTCGTGCGTATTGTTAAAGAGCAAGCGCATCACGACGACGAAGAAGAGTAA
- a CDS encoding protein YoaL, translating into MDRHRRHISFRCFATWQTGASRQPRFSPVFVTPAGTPGTTTCAHSRSQTWNS; encoded by the coding sequence ATGGACCGTCACCGACGCCACATCTCTTTCAGGTGCTTCGCCACCTGGCAAACCGGCGCCTCGCGCCAGCCTCGTTTCTCACCCGTTTTTGTCACGCCTGCCGGAACTCCCGGAACGACAACGTGCGCCCATAGCAGGAGTCAGACATGGAATTCTTAA
- a CDS encoding PTS mannose transporter subunit IID, translating into MVDITKTTTEKKLTPGDIRGVFIRSNLFQGSWNFERMQALGFCFSMVPAIKRLYPENNDARRQAIKRHLEFFNTHPYVAAPVLGVTLAMEEQRANGAEIDDGAINGIKVGLMGPLAGVGDPIFWGTVRPVFAALGAGIAMSGSLLGPLLFFVLFNLVRLLTRYYGVAYGYRKGVDIVQDMGGGFLQKLTEGASILGLFVMGALVNKWTHVNIPLVVSTITGQDGQTRVTTVQTILDQLMPGLVPLLLTFACMWLLRKKVNPLWIIVGFFVIGIVGYAIGLLGL; encoded by the coding sequence ATGGTTGATATCACTAAAACTACTACCGAGAAAAAACTCACTCCGGGTGATATTCGTGGCGTGTTCATCCGTTCTAACCTGTTCCAGGGTTCATGGAACTTCGAACGTATGCAGGCGCTGGGTTTCTGCTTCTCGATGGTACCGGCAATTAAACGCCTGTACCCGGAGAACAACGATGCGCGCCGTCAGGCGATTAAGCGTCACCTGGAATTCTTCAACACCCATCCTTACGTTGCGGCCCCGGTTCTGGGCGTTACGCTGGCGATGGAAGAGCAGCGCGCTAACGGTGCGGAGATCGACGACGGTGCCATCAACGGTATCAAAGTGGGTCTGATGGGACCGCTGGCCGGTGTGGGCGACCCGATTTTCTGGGGTACGGTACGTCCGGTATTTGCGGCGCTGGGTGCCGGTATCGCGATGAGCGGCAGCCTGCTCGGTCCGTTGCTGTTCTTCGTTCTGTTCAACCTGGTTCGTCTGTTGACCCGTTACTACGGTGTGGCATACGGTTACCGTAAAGGGGTGGATATCGTTCAGGACATGGGCGGCGGCTTCCTGCAGAAACTGACAGAGGGGGCGTCAATCCTCGGTCTGTTTGTCATGGGGGCGCTGGTTAACAAGTGGACGCACGTGAACATCCCGCTGGTGGTTTCTACCATCACCGGTCAGGATGGCCAGACGCGTGTCACCACCGTGCAGACCATCCTTGATCAGTTAATGCCGGGCCTGGTGCCTCTGCTGCTGACCTTCGCCTGTATGTGGCTGCTGCGTAAGAAAGTGAACCCGCTGTGGATCATCGTTGGCTTCTTCGTCATCGGTATCGTGGGCTACGCTATCGGCCTGTTGGGTCTGTAA
- a CDS encoding DUF986 family protein, with protein sequence MTITDWILIIFIVALLAYALYDQFIMPRRNGPLLLSIPLLRRNRVDGIIFVGLVAILIYNNVTQHGAIVTTWLLSALALMGLYLFWIRTPRILFKQTGFFFANVWINYNRIKEMNLSEDGVLVMQLEHRRLLIRVRNIDDLEKIYKLLVSTQ encoded by the coding sequence ATGACAATCACGGACTGGATACTGATTATTTTTATCGTCGCCCTGCTCGCTTACGCCCTCTATGATCAGTTCATCATGCCGCGCCGCAATGGTCCTCTGCTGCTTTCCATTCCCCTGCTGCGCCGTAACCGCGTGGACGGGATTATTTTTGTCGGTCTGGTCGCCATACTTATCTACAACAACGTGACACAACATGGCGCGATCGTGACCACCTGGCTGCTCAGCGCGCTGGCGCTTATGGGACTGTATCTGTTCTGGATCCGCACCCCGAGAATTCTGTTCAAACAAACGGGATTTTTCTTCGCCAACGTCTGGATAAATTATAACCGCATTAAAGAGATGAATTTATCTGAGGACGGCGTGCTGGTAATGCAATTAGAACATCGGCGGTTGCTTATTCGCGTTCGAAATATCGACGATCTGGAAAAGATATATAAACTTCTCGTTTCAACTCAATAA
- the mntP gene encoding manganese efflux pump MntP produces MNLSATILLAFGMSMDAFAASIGKGATLHKPKFSEALRTGLIFGVIETLTPLIGWGLGMLASQFVLEWNHWIAFVLLVFLGIRMIVEGVRGDDDEETLAPNRHGFWLLVTTAIATSLDAMAVGVGLAFLQVSIVTTALAIGCATLIMSTLGMMIGRFIGPLLGKRAEILGGIVLIGIGSQILWSHFAG; encoded by the coding sequence ATGAATTTGTCTGCCACTATTCTTCTCGCGTTTGGCATGTCGATGGACGCTTTCGCCGCGTCTATCGGGAAAGGCGCGACGCTGCATAAACCTAAATTCTCTGAAGCCCTGCGTACGGGTCTTATTTTTGGCGTCATCGAAACGCTGACTCCGCTGATCGGCTGGGGACTCGGCATGCTGGCGAGTCAGTTTGTGCTGGAATGGAACCACTGGATCGCCTTCGTGTTGCTGGTCTTTCTTGGCATACGAATGATTGTGGAAGGGGTTCGTGGCGATGATGACGAAGAAACGCTGGCACCGAACCGTCATGGTTTCTGGTTGCTGGTGACCACCGCGATTGCCACCAGCCTGGACGCCATGGCCGTCGGAGTGGGCCTCGCCTTCCTGCAGGTCAGCATTGTGACCACCGCGCTGGCTATCGGCTGCGCCACGCTGATTATGTCGACCCTCGGGATGATGATCGGACGTTTTATCGGCCCGTTGCTCGGCAAACGGGCGGAAATTCTCGGCGGGATTGTGCTGATTGGCATTGGCTCGCAGATCCTCTGGAGCCACTTCGCCGGTTAA
- the rlmA gene encoding 23S rRNA (guanine(745)-N(1))-methyltransferase: MSYRCPLCHDPLTRRENSYICPQRHQFDLAKEGYVNLLPVQHKRSRDPGDSEEMMNARRAFLDAGHYQPLRDAICQQLAQTGATQLLDIGCGEGYYTHAFAAIVPQTWGLDVSKAAIRAGAKRYPQVNFCVASSERLPFGDNSIDAVVRIYAPCNPQELARVVRPGGWVFTATPGPCHLMELKGLIYEEVHLHAPHSEQLEGFALQQHQQVAYPMTLSGQEAVALLQMTPFAWRARPEVWETLQQQAQFHCQTDFAIHAWQRDA; the protein is encoded by the coding sequence ATGTCTTACCGTTGTCCTCTTTGCCACGACCCGCTGACGCGCCGTGAAAACAGCTATATCTGCCCGCAACGGCATCAGTTCGATCTGGCGAAAGAGGGCTATGTGAATCTGCTTCCCGTTCAGCATAAACGCTCGCGTGATCCGGGTGACAGCGAAGAAATGATGAACGCGCGCCGCGCGTTTCTGGATGCCGGGCACTACCAGCCGCTGCGCGATGCCATCTGCCAGCAACTGGCACAGACGGGCGCGACGCAACTGCTGGATATTGGCTGCGGAGAAGGGTATTACACCCACGCATTTGCGGCGATCGTCCCGCAGACCTGGGGGCTGGATGTCTCAAAGGCGGCAATACGCGCCGGAGCGAAGCGTTATCCACAGGTGAATTTTTGCGTAGCTTCCAGTGAGCGCCTGCCGTTTGGTGATAACAGTATAGATGCGGTCGTGCGGATTTATGCGCCCTGCAATCCGCAGGAGCTGGCGCGCGTCGTCCGACCTGGCGGTTGGGTTTTCACTGCCACGCCGGGGCCGTGTCATTTAATGGAATTAAAAGGGCTGATTTACGAGGAAGTTCATCTGCATGCGCCGCACAGCGAACAGCTGGAAGGTTTCGCGCTGCAGCAGCACCAACAGGTGGCGTATCCGATGACGCTGTCAGGTCAGGAAGCGGTGGCGCTGTTGCAGATGACGCCGTTTGCCTGGCGCGCCAGACCAGAGGTCTGGGAAACGCTGCAACAGCAGGCGCAATTCCACTGCCAGACCGATTTCGCAATCCACGCCTGGCAGCGCGACGCTTAA
- the cspE gene encoding transcription antiterminator/RNA stability regulator CspE has protein sequence MAKIKGQVKWFNESKGFGFITPADGSKDVFVHFSAIQGNGFKTLAEGQNVEFEIQDGQKGPAAVNVTAI, from the coding sequence ATGGCAAAGATTAAAGGTCAAGTTAAGTGGTTCAACGAATCTAAAGGTTTTGGATTCATTACTCCGGCTGACGGCAGCAAAGATGTATTCGTACACTTCTCTGCTATTCAGGGTAATGGTTTTAAAACTCTGGCCGAAGGCCAGAACGTTGAGTTTGAAATTCAGGACGGCCAGAAAGGCCCGGCTGCAGTTAACGTAACTGCTATCTGA
- a CDS encoding YebO family protein has product MSDLLNSGVLNLASLAVSVLLLVIGLVLWFFVNRASSRANEQIELLEALLDQQKRQTVLLRRLCEANEPEKEEPAVQADVKPQDDDMIRLVAER; this is encoded by the coding sequence ATGAGTGACTTACTGAATTCCGGGGTTTTGAATCTGGCATCGCTGGCGGTGTCTGTGTTGTTGCTGGTAATAGGTCTGGTATTGTGGTTTTTCGTCAACCGGGCCAGCTCACGCGCAAACGAGCAGATTGAACTGCTTGAAGCGCTGTTGGATCAGCAGAAGCGTCAGACTGTGCTGTTGAGACGCCTTTGTGAAGCCAACGAACCGGAGAAAGAGGAACCCGCTGTTCAGGCGGACGTGAAGCCGCAGGACGATGACATGATTCGTCTGGTTGCTGAGCGTTAA
- the mgrB gene encoding PhoP/PhoQ regulator MgrB, whose translation MKKYRWVILAVILLLCVLLWTQTINVMCDQDVQFFSGICTINKFIPW comes from the coding sequence GTGAAAAAATATCGGTGGGTTATCCTGGCTGTCATCTTGCTGCTGTGTGTGCTGCTCTGGACGCAGACCATCAACGTGATGTGCGACCAGGATGTACAGTTCTTCAGTGGGATCTGTACCATCAACAAGTTCATCCCCTGGTAA
- a CDS encoding YobH family protein, which yields MRLIIRSIIVLAIAWIAILLSGYGVLIGSKENVGGLGLQCKYLTARGISTAQYVHTDSGIIGLTNCPVLRKSSTVVDEG from the coding sequence ATGCGTTTAATTATTCGTTCAATTATTGTGCTGGCTATCGCGTGGATCGCTATTTTGCTCAGCGGTTATGGCGTGCTCATTGGCAGCAAAGAAAATGTGGGTGGATTGGGCTTACAATGCAAGTATCTTACCGCGCGCGGCATCAGTACCGCACAGTATGTTCATACTGACAGCGGGATCATCGGGCTGACGAACTGTCCGGTGCTGCGAAAAAGTTCGACTGTCGTCGATGAAGGTTAA
- the kdgR gene encoding DNA-binding transcriptional regulator KdgR — protein MAVADLDKQPDSVSSVLKVFGILQALGEEREIGITELSQRVMMSKSTVYRFLQTMKSLGYVAQEGESEKYSLTLKLFELGARALQNVDLIRSADIQMRDLSRLTKETIHLGALDEDSIVYIHKIDSMYNLRMYSRVGRRNPLYSTAIGKVLLAWRDKDEAVQILDGVEYKRSTGRTITSTQDLLPVLDKVREQGYGEDNEEQEEGLRCIAVPVFDRFGVVIAGLSISFPTLRFSEERLHEYVKMLHGAAAKISEQMGYNDYPF, from the coding sequence ATGGCAGTCGCAGATTTGGATAAGCAGCCAGATTCTGTCTCTTCAGTTCTGAAAGTCTTTGGCATTCTGCAGGCGCTGGGGGAAGAGCGCGAAATTGGTATTACCGAACTGTCGCAGCGCGTCATGATGTCGAAAAGCACGGTGTATCGCTTTTTACAGACCATGAAATCACTGGGATACGTGGCACAGGAAGGCGAGTCTGAAAAGTATTCTTTGACGCTCAAACTGTTTGAACTGGGTGCCCGCGCGCTGCAAAACGTGGATCTGATCCGCAGCGCAGACATTCAGATGCGTGATTTGTCGCGTCTGACGAAGGAGACCATTCACCTCGGCGCGCTGGATGAAGACAGCATTGTTTACATCCATAAAATTGATTCAATGTATAACCTGCGTATGTATTCGCGCGTCGGACGTCGTAACCCGCTGTACAGCACCGCGATTGGTAAAGTCCTGCTGGCCTGGCGTGACAAAGACGAAGCGGTGCAAATTCTTGATGGCGTGGAGTATAAGCGCAGCACCGGGCGCACCATCACCAGCACGCAAGATCTGCTGCCGGTACTCGATAAAGTGCGCGAGCAGGGCTACGGTGAAGATAACGAAGAGCAGGAAGAAGGGCTGCGCTGCATCGCTGTGCCGGTCTTTGACCGCTTTGGCGTGGTGATTGCGGGCCTGAGCATTTCGTTCCCAACGCTGCGTTTTTCCGAAGAGCGTTTGCACGAATATGTGAAAATGCTGCACGGTGCGGCAGCGAAAATTTCGGAGCAAATGGGCTATAACGACTACCCGTTCTGA
- a CDS encoding MFS transporter, producing the protein MDKNPSDGLPLPQRYGAIITIVIGLSMAVLDGAIANVALPTIATDLHASPAASIWVVNAYQIAIVISLLSLSFLGDMFGYRRIYKAGLVVFTITSLICALSHSLEMLTLARVAQGLGGAALMSVNTALIRLIYPQRHLGRGMGVNSFVVAVSSAAGPTIAAAILSVASWQWLFLINVPLGIISLILAMRFLPANNARSQASRFDLPSAVMNALTFGLLITALSSFAQGQSLRLVLTEVVVMLIIGFFFVRRQLRLPVPLLPVDLLRIPLFSLSICTSICSFCAQMLAMVSLPFFLQSVMGRSEVETGLLLTPWPLATMVMAPLAGYLIEKVHAGFLGALGLLVMACGLFALAMLPAAPADWDIVWRMVLCGAGFGLFQSPNNHTIILSAPRNRSGGASGMLGTARLLGQSTGAALVALLFNLAGEHGTHVSLLLAGTLAVVAAIVSGLRVTQPRAGA; encoded by the coding sequence ATGGATAAAAATCCCTCTGATGGGTTGCCCCTGCCACAGCGGTACGGCGCCATCATTACCATTGTCATTGGTCTGTCGATGGCGGTGCTGGATGGCGCTATCGCAAACGTCGCCCTGCCGACGATTGCCACCGATCTACACGCGTCGCCTGCGGCGTCCATCTGGGTAGTGAACGCCTACCAGATCGCCATTGTGATTTCGCTGCTGTCGCTTTCGTTTCTTGGAGATATGTTCGGTTACCGCCGGATCTACAAAGCAGGACTGGTGGTGTTTACCATCACGTCGCTTATCTGTGCGCTCTCGCACTCACTGGAAATGCTCACACTGGCGCGCGTCGCACAGGGGCTGGGCGGCGCGGCGCTGATGAGCGTGAATACCGCGCTTATCCGGCTTATCTACCCGCAGCGTCATCTCGGGCGCGGTATGGGGGTTAACTCATTTGTGGTTGCGGTCTCGTCCGCCGCCGGGCCGACCATCGCGGCGGCTATTTTATCCGTCGCCTCGTGGCAGTGGCTGTTTCTGATCAACGTGCCGCTGGGCATTATTTCGTTGATTCTGGCGATGCGTTTTCTGCCTGCCAACAATGCCCGCAGCCAGGCGTCGCGCTTTGATCTCCCCAGCGCGGTCATGAACGCCCTCACCTTCGGGCTGCTCATCACCGCGCTCAGCAGCTTTGCGCAAGGGCAATCGCTCCGTCTGGTGCTGACTGAAGTGGTAGTGATGCTGATTATCGGGTTCTTCTTTGTCCGTCGCCAGTTACGGCTGCCGGTGCCGTTGTTGCCGGTTGATCTGTTGCGTATTCCGCTGTTTTCCTTGTCGATCTGCACCTCCATCTGCTCCTTCTGCGCGCAGATGCTGGCGATGGTCTCTCTGCCCTTCTTTTTACAATCGGTGATGGGCAGAAGCGAAGTGGAGACCGGGCTGCTGCTCACCCCCTGGCCACTGGCGACAATGGTGATGGCGCCGCTGGCGGGCTATCTCATTGAGAAAGTGCATGCCGGATTCTTAGGCGCGCTCGGCTTGCTGGTGATGGCCTGCGGGCTGTTTGCACTGGCGATGCTGCCAGCCGCCCCTGCCGACTGGGATATCGTCTGGCGGATGGTGCTGTGCGGCGCTGGTTTCGGTCTGTTCCAGTCACCCAATAATCACACAATTATTCTCTCGGCACCGCGCAACCGTAGTGGCGGTGCCAGTGGGATGCTCGGCACCGCGCGTCTGCTCGGGCAAAGCACCGGGGCGGCGCTGGTCGCGTTACTGTTTAACCTCGCCGGAGAACATGGCACCCACGTGTCGTTACTGCTCGCCGGTACGCTTGCCGTGGTGGCCGCTATTGTCAGCGGTCTGCGCGTCACGCAACCCCGGGCCGGGGCATAA
- the htpX gene encoding protease HtpX, with protein sequence MMRIALFLLTNLAVMVVFGLVLSLTGIRSSSMTGLLIMALLFGFGGSIVSLMMSKWMALKSVGGEVIEQPRNETENWLMNTVAQQARQAGIGMPQVAIYHAPDINAFATGARRDASLVAVSTGLLQNMSRDEAEAVIAHEISHVANGDMVTMTLIQGVVNTFVIFISRVIAQIAAGFLGGNRDDGEESNGNPLIYFAVATVLELVFGILASIITMWFSRYREFHADAGSAKLVGREKMIAALQRLKTSYEPQEASSMMAFCINGKSKSLSELFMTHPPLDKRIEALRSGEYLK encoded by the coding sequence ATGATGCGAATCGCGCTCTTCTTGCTGACTAACCTGGCCGTCATGGTGGTGTTCGGGCTGGTATTAAGTCTGACAGGAATTCGGTCGAGCAGCATGACAGGGCTGTTAATCATGGCTCTGCTTTTTGGTTTCGGCGGTTCCATCGTTTCGTTAATGATGTCGAAATGGATGGCGCTGAAATCGGTCGGTGGGGAAGTCATTGAGCAGCCGCGTAATGAAACGGAAAACTGGCTGATGAACACCGTCGCCCAGCAGGCGCGTCAGGCCGGTATCGGCATGCCGCAGGTGGCGATTTACCACGCACCAGACATCAACGCCTTCGCTACCGGCGCACGTCGTGACGCCTCTCTGGTCGCGGTCAGCACCGGTCTGTTGCAGAACATGAGCCGTGATGAGGCGGAAGCGGTTATCGCGCACGAAATCAGCCATGTCGCCAATGGTGATATGGTCACCATGACCCTGATTCAGGGGGTAGTGAACACCTTCGTCATCTTCATCTCACGCGTGATCGCGCAGATTGCGGCCGGTTTCCTTGGCGGTAACCGTGACGACGGTGAAGAGAGCAACGGCAACCCGCTGATTTATTTCGCGGTGGCAACAGTTCTCGAACTGGTGTTTGGTATTCTGGCCAGCATCATCACTATGTGGTTCTCCCGCTATCGCGAGTTCCATGCGGATGCCGGTTCGGCAAAACTGGTGGGTCGCGAGAAGATGATTGCCGCGCTCCAGCGTCTGAAAACCAGCTATGAGCCGCAGGAAGCCAGCAGCATGATGGCGTTTTGCATCAACGGCAAATCGAAGTCGCTGAGTGAGCTGTTCATGACGCACCCGCCGCTGGACAAACGTATTGAAGCGCTGCGTAGCGGCGAATACCTGAAGTAA
- the prc gene encoding carboxy terminal-processing peptidase — protein MNTFFKVTALAGLLAITGHAFAVDDITRADQIPVLKEEAQHATVSERVTSRFTRSHYRQFDLDQAFSAKIFDRYLNLLDFSHNVLLASDVEQFTARRKDVGEELKTGKLDVFYDLYNLAQKRRFERYQYALKVLAQPMDFTGNDTFNLDRSKAPWPKDVAELNALWDSKVKYDELSLKLTGKDEKEIRETLTRRYKFAIRRLVQTNSEDVFSLAMTAFAHEIDPHTNYLSPRNTEQFNTEMSLSLEGIGAVLQMDDDYTVINSLVAGGPAAKSKAISVGDRIVGVGQTGKGMVDVIGWRLDDVVALIKGPKGSKVRLEVLPAGKGTKTRIVTLTRERIRLEDRAVKMSVKTVGSQKVGVLDIPGFYVGLTDDVKVQLQKLEKQNVSSVIIDLRSNGGGALTEAVSLSGLFFPSGPVVQVRDNNGKVREDSDTDGVVYYKGPLVVLVDRFSASASEIFAAAMQDYGRALIVGEPTFGKGTVQQYRSLNRIYDQMLRPDWPALGSVQYTIQKFYRINGGSTQRKGVTPDILMPTGNEETETGEKFEDNALPWDSINAATFVKTGDMTPFGPELLKLHDERIAKDPEFQYIMKDIARFNAMKAKRNIVSLNYAQREKENEEDDATRLARINDRFKREGKPPLKKLDDLPKDYQEPDPYLDETVHIALDLAKLEKERPAEEPAPAK, from the coding sequence ATGAACACTTTTTTTAAGGTCACCGCGCTCGCAGGGCTGTTGGCAATAACAGGCCACGCGTTCGCTGTGGACGATATTACGCGTGCTGATCAGATTCCCGTTCTGAAGGAAGAAGCGCAGCACGCGACGGTGAGTGAGCGTGTCACCTCACGCTTTACCCGTTCGCACTACCGCCAGTTCGATCTCGATCAGGCGTTTTCCGCTAAGATTTTCGATCGCTACCTGAACCTGCTGGATTTCAGCCACAACGTGCTGCTGGCAAGCGATGTTGAACAGTTTACCGCCCGTCGCAAAGACGTGGGTGAAGAGCTGAAAACCGGCAAGCTCGATGTGTTCTACGATCTCTATAATCTGGCGCAGAAGCGCCGCTTTGAGCGCTACCAGTATGCGCTGAAAGTGCTCGCCCAGCCGATGGATTTCACCGGCAATGACACCTTCAACCTCGATCGCAGCAAAGCGCCGTGGCCGAAAGATGTTGCCGAGCTGAACGCCCTGTGGGACAGCAAGGTGAAGTATGATGAGCTGAGCCTGAAGCTGACGGGGAAAGATGAAAAAGAGATCCGCGAAACGCTGACCCGTCGCTACAAGTTCGCCATCCGCCGACTGGTGCAGACCAACAGTGAAGACGTGTTCTCGCTGGCGATGACCGCCTTCGCACACGAAATCGATCCGCACACCAATTACCTCTCTCCACGCAATACCGAACAGTTCAACACCGAAATGAGCCTTTCGCTGGAAGGGATCGGTGCGGTGCTGCAAATGGATGACGACTATACAGTGATTAATTCACTGGTCGCTGGTGGCCCGGCGGCGAAAAGCAAAGCGATCAGTGTGGGTGACCGTATTGTCGGCGTGGGCCAGACCGGTAAAGGGATGGTTGACGTGATTGGCTGGCGCCTGGATGACGTCGTGGCGCTGATCAAAGGACCAAAGGGCAGCAAAGTGCGCCTGGAAGTGTTGCCAGCCGGTAAGGGCACCAAAACCCGCATCGTAACCCTGACTCGCGAGCGCATTCGTCTTGAAGATCGCGCGGTCAAAATGTCGGTTAAAACCGTTGGCAGCCAGAAAGTCGGCGTGCTGGATATCCCCGGTTTCTACGTCGGTCTGACCGATGATGTGAAAGTACAGCTGCAGAAGCTGGAAAAACAAAACGTCAGCAGCGTGATTATCGATCTGCGCAGCAATGGCGGCGGCGCGCTGACCGAGGCGGTTTCGCTCTCCGGGCTGTTCTTCCCGTCCGGCCCGGTGGTACAGGTGCGTGATAACAACGGCAAAGTGCGTGAAGACAGCGACACTGATGGCGTGGTGTATTACAAAGGCCCGCTGGTGGTACTGGTTGACCGCTTTAGCGCCTCTGCCTCTGAAATTTTTGCCGCGGCGATGCAGGACTACGGCCGTGCGCTGATTGTCGGCGAGCCGACCTTTGGTAAAGGCACCGTGCAGCAGTACCGTTCGCTGAACCGTATCTACGATCAGATGCTGCGCCCTGACTGGCCTGCGCTGGGCTCTGTCCAGTACACCATTCAGAAGTTCTACCGCATCAATGGCGGCAGTACCCAGCGTAAAGGCGTGACGCCTGATATTCTGATGCCGACAGGCAATGAAGAAACGGAAACGGGCGAGAAGTTTGAAGATAACGCGTTACCGTGGGACAGCATCAACGCTGCGACTTTCGTCAAAACGGGCGACATGACGCCGTTTGGGCCAGAGCTGCTGAAGCTGCATGATGAACGTATCGCCAAAGATCCTGAGTTCCAGTACATCATGAAAGACATCGCGCGCTTTAACGCGATGAAAGCGAAACGCAACATTGTCTCTCTCAATTACGCGCAGCGCGAAAAAGAGAACGAAGAAGATGATGCAACGCGCCTGGCGCGGATTAACGATCGCTTCAAGCGTGAAGGGAAGCCGCCGCTGAAAAAACTGGACGATCTGCCGAAGGATTATCAGGAACCCGATCCGTATCTGGACGAAACTGTTCATATCGCGCTCGACCTGGCGAAACTGGAAAAAGAGCGTCCCGCAGAAGAACCTGCACCCGCGAAATAA